In one Echinicola marina genomic region, the following are encoded:
- a CDS encoding sulfatase family protein — MNFNFARLLISALVISFFSCQNTSKEVGRHGTAPNIIYVLADDMGIGDVQAYNPEGKIKTPYLDQMAANGMRFTDAHTSSAVCTPTRYGILTGRYNWRSRLKNGVLGGYSEPLIDTARTTVASMLSDQGYHTAFIGKWHLSWNWGKDEAGKVDFSLPVTHNPNDKGFDYAYGHVASLDIPPYIYVENGKVTAVPTDSTESKDKYGWWRKGATSPDFDHLDVTPNFFRRGIAYVQERAKTGKPFFLYLPLPSPHTPILPSEAWQGKSGLNPYGDFVMMVDDYMGKLLAAVKEAGIEDNTLIIFTSDNGCSPAAKIDELIAEGHYPSGTYRGHKADIYEGGHRVPFIVKWPKVIQAGSVNDQTICTTDLMATCADLVNYTLKDNEGEDSYSMLPLLEGKEQKGGFREATVHHSINGSFAIRQGDWKLAMTAGSGGWSYPTPKEVETMDSIPPVQLFNLKDDPSERTNLQAEHPEKVAELQALLTKYIEDGRSTPGAPQSNEGEKVWKQLWWMK; from the coding sequence ATGAATTTTAATTTTGCTCGCTTGCTCATCAGTGCATTGGTGATAAGCTTTTTTTCATGCCAAAATACTTCTAAGGAAGTGGGGAGACATGGTACAGCCCCTAATATAATTTATGTTTTGGCTGATGATATGGGGATTGGAGATGTACAGGCCTATAATCCTGAAGGAAAGATCAAAACACCTTATTTGGATCAAATGGCTGCAAATGGTATGAGATTTACCGATGCCCATACCTCGTCAGCGGTGTGTACCCCCACCCGTTATGGGATTTTGACAGGAAGGTATAATTGGCGTTCGAGGTTGAAAAACGGTGTATTGGGTGGATATTCGGAGCCCTTGATTGATACGGCCAGGACCACTGTTGCCTCTATGTTAAGTGACCAGGGATACCATACCGCATTTATAGGTAAGTGGCACCTTAGCTGGAACTGGGGAAAAGATGAAGCTGGAAAAGTAGACTTCAGTCTGCCAGTTACCCATAACCCAAATGACAAGGGTTTTGACTATGCTTATGGCCATGTGGCCTCCTTGGATATTCCTCCCTATATCTATGTGGAAAATGGAAAGGTTACTGCAGTTCCAACAGATTCTACAGAAAGCAAAGATAAATATGGTTGGTGGAGAAAAGGAGCGACTTCACCGGATTTTGACCATTTGGATGTGACCCCTAACTTCTTTAGAAGAGGGATTGCTTATGTGCAGGAGAGGGCCAAGACGGGGAAACCGTTTTTCCTCTATCTACCCTTACCATCTCCACATACACCTATTTTGCCCTCTGAAGCATGGCAAGGAAAAAGTGGTTTGAATCCATACGGGGATTTTGTGATGATGGTAGACGATTATATGGGCAAGCTTTTGGCGGCCGTTAAGGAAGCGGGTATTGAAGACAATACCTTGATTATTTTTACCAGTGATAACGGCTGCTCTCCAGCGGCAAAGATCGATGAGCTGATAGCCGAAGGACATTATCCAAGTGGAACCTACAGGGGGCATAAAGCGGATATTTATGAAGGAGGGCATCGGGTGCCATTTATCGTAAAATGGCCCAAAGTGATTCAGGCAGGAAGCGTAAATGATCAAACGATCTGTACCACGGATTTAATGGCCACATGTGCTGATTTGGTCAACTATACCTTGAAAGATAACGAAGGAGAGGATAGTTATAGTATGTTGCCGCTTTTGGAAGGTAAGGAGCAAAAAGGCGGCTTCAGAGAAGCTACCGTCCATCATTCCATCAATGGAAGCTTCGCTATCAGGCAGGGGGATTGGAAGCTGGCCATGACAGCAGGTTCTGGCGGCTGGAGCTACCCGACTCCCAAAGAGGTGGAAACAATGGATTCGATACCTCCTGTTCAGCTGTTCAATCTAAAGGATGATCCAAGTGAAAGGACAAATCTTCAAGCAGAGCATCCCGAAAAAGTAGCGGAACTTCAGGCCTTATTGACCAAATATATTGAAGATGGCAGAAGTACACCGGGAGCTCCCCAGTCAAATGAAGGAGAAAAGGTATGGAAGCAACTTTGGTGGATGAAGTGA
- a CDS encoding sulfatase family protein → MKKSYWLGCLILLAGFGCSQKQVGKTTGGDKQNKPNVLLIYTDDVGYGDIAVYGGKVPTPHIDKLAEDGLLFTNAYATAATCTPSRYSLLTGEYAWRAKGRGVAPGDASALIKPGMETLPSVMQSAGYRTAVIGKWHLGLGGEEGPDWNGALKPGPLEIGFDYSFIIPATGDRVPTVFVEDHHVVGLDPNDPIEVSYRKKIGDRPTGKEHPEQLKMMWSHGHNHTIVNGVSRIGYMSGGESALWRDEDFAQTFVDKAASFITEESEKPFFMYFSTHDIHVPRIANEQFQGTTGLGPRGDVIAQLDWTVGELMKLLKANGMEENTMVIFSSDNGPVLDDGYEDEAREKLGDHQPWGTLSGGKYSALEAGTRVPFIVKWPKGIKAGTISNALFSQVDMLGSMAAHFKVAYNQEQAVDTQDAWESLVGNDQDGRYALVQEALFSNLAYVRQDGYKFIPGNKGPKMVPWGPKIETGFSKEDQLFDLKLDTKEKMDLSKAKPEVLKEMKNELESIIGK, encoded by the coding sequence ATGAAGAAATCTTATTGGTTAGGCTGTCTTATATTGCTTGCGGGCTTTGGGTGCAGTCAGAAACAAGTGGGCAAAACTACAGGGGGGGATAAGCAGAATAAGCCCAATGTTTTGCTGATTTATACAGATGATGTGGGCTATGGGGATATTGCTGTTTATGGAGGTAAAGTTCCTACTCCCCATATTGATAAACTGGCAGAGGATGGTTTGTTGTTTACTAATGCCTACGCTACGGCTGCTACCTGTACACCGTCCCGTTATTCATTATTGACAGGGGAATATGCATGGAGGGCCAAAGGAAGAGGAGTTGCTCCAGGGGATGCTTCTGCCCTCATTAAGCCAGGAATGGAAACTTTGCCTTCTGTAATGCAGAGCGCAGGTTATAGAACTGCTGTGATAGGAAAGTGGCATTTGGGCTTGGGAGGAGAAGAAGGTCCGGATTGGAACGGAGCCTTAAAGCCTGGCCCATTGGAAATTGGTTTTGATTATTCATTTATCATTCCGGCAACAGGTGATCGGGTACCGACGGTATTTGTGGAAGACCATCATGTGGTAGGCTTGGATCCAAATGATCCGATTGAGGTAAGTTACAGAAAGAAAATTGGGGATCGGCCTACCGGTAAGGAACATCCGGAGCAATTGAAAATGATGTGGTCTCATGGACATAATCACACGATAGTAAATGGCGTCAGTAGAATCGGATATATGTCGGGTGGCGAGTCAGCACTTTGGAGAGATGAGGATTTTGCCCAAACTTTTGTGGACAAGGCAGCATCATTTATTACTGAAGAGTCAGAAAAACCTTTCTTTATGTACTTTTCTACCCATGATATCCATGTGCCAAGAATAGCCAACGAACAGTTTCAGGGTACAACAGGATTGGGTCCTCGAGGAGATGTAATCGCCCAGCTGGACTGGACAGTGGGGGAATTGATGAAATTGTTAAAAGCGAATGGCATGGAAGAAAATACCATGGTAATTTTTTCCAGTGACAATGGTCCTGTGCTCGATGATGGCTATGAAGATGAGGCCAGGGAAAAATTAGGGGATCATCAACCTTGGGGGACGCTAAGCGGTGGGAAGTACAGTGCATTGGAAGCGGGTACCCGTGTTCCTTTTATCGTGAAATGGCCAAAGGGCATCAAAGCCGGTACGATTTCCAATGCCTTGTTCAGTCAGGTAGATATGTTGGGTTCGATGGCAGCACATTTTAAAGTGGCTTATAACCAGGAGCAAGCAGTGGATACCCAAGATGCTTGGGAAAGTCTAGTGGGCAATGATCAGGATGGTCGATATGCTTTGGTTCAAGAAGCACTTTTTAGTAACCTTGCCTATGTCAGACAGGATGGATATAAATTTATACCGGGCAACAAAGGTCCAAAAATGGTGCCTTGGGGACCAAAAATAGAAACTGGATTTTCTAAGGAGGACCAATTGTTCGATCTGAAATTAGACACAAAGGAGAAAATGGACCTATCCAAAGCGAAGCCAGAGGTGCTTAAGGAAATGAAGAATGAGTTAGAAAGTATCATTGGAAAGTAA